TCAGAAGTATCTCCTTATTGCTGAGTCCAAGTAGGAAGTAAAATTTGATGAGGCTGTAGAGTAGGTCCATGATGCAGTGAAATGGGCAAAGggctgcttgagtttgatttttcttgatttatgtctttaaaaactcgaaatttttaagtattttctcgAAAATCTACAACTTTATAATCtcaaaaatgttgagttttttcttaaaaatgtaCGACTTTCAAAAACTTGAACATTTCAAGTTTGATTTCTCAGATTTGCGACTTTATAAACTCAAAATGTTTAAGTTTTTTCTGGAAaattaccttttttattttttcgtaGTGGCCTAATACGCCTTTGTATAAACAGGCATAGGTAGACAACACAGCTCAGTGAAACTGAAACAATATCTATTCAGCCATGTGTTATAATAGTGGAAACAGTCAGTTCATGCAGTAATGGCTTATTAATCCTTCAGTGCTACAGACACAGTCCATTTTTCCCAGTAATGCAAACATTGTTCTGTTCTTAGGTTTAGTGAGTAAGTCATACAATCCCTCCTGCAACCTCCActccaccaatgccaacctcctcacctctctcaccaaacccaagcaccgaacctggggggacagggccttctctgtcgctgcccccaccctctggaactctctcccccaacacctcagactctctccctcactaaccaaattcaaatctggactcaaaacccacctatttacaaaggcttttaacctttaattgatttttgtttgttttgttttgttttgttttgttctgttttgttctgttttgctttcctttgcttttctactgtataatttattttcctgtaaagtgtcttggagaaacgtttaaagcgcttttataattaaaatgtaatattatattattattaagtcATTCTCTCCATATTTTCAATATCAGACACAATGATTATCCACTCAGTCTGTGTTGTGGGATTAGGTTGCAACCATTTTCATGTCATAGCCTTCTTGCTGGCTGCTAATAGAATCTTTATAGCAAGTATTTATCCTTAGCTGAGAGGTGGGCTGCAATGTTACCCAGATAAATTGTTGAAAATGAGCAGTCAATCCCTGCTCCAGAGATGTTTTGTAATGCCTTAATTACTCCCCCCAGTACGACTTGATTTTTGGGCAAtcccaaaatatgtgaaaatggtcTGCCAGCTGTTCTCCACACTTCCTCCAACACAAACCGTTTCCAACCTCAGCTGTttgtatacattttgtttttggggggttataaaatatctcattacatGACGCCAACAGAAATCCCTCCTAGTTGATGTACGGTTTTGTCATTTAGATCccaaaatgttagaaaaaaatgaagcccaGGTTTTAAAACACCATCATGATCCTGTGACACATTTCCCTTCTTCCTTCTACACTGCGTGAGTCTCTGTTTACAGACACAACACCATGGAGGTTTAATTTTAATGCAGGTGGACTGTCTATATTTGGGTAAACGTGAAATGAAGGTATCAACTCACCGAATGTGTCGTGTTACTGCGGCCATGTTCCCAGAAGAGGAGTGACAGtgagtgtgctgtgtgtctgctggCTCTGTGTGACAGAGGCCACCTGATGGTGTCTCTTTCCTCTTGTATCCATAACACTATCTGGGTGGAGCACTCCCGGCTGAGCTCATCTCCCACACCTTTCAATAACAATAACTGTTGTAATGCAAACGTGACTTTCAAACGGCGTGGCTCTGACAATGGGGTTGCTCAAGACGGGATACTCTACACCCGTCACCGGGTTTCACCTGTGGGAGTTTAGATAACGCACCCAGACTCCTGAATAACTGGTTATAAACCATGAAGTCATCTTGACCTCACTGCGACACATAGTTTATGAATGATTCAAGGTCATTTCAGCTTAACAGAAGAATGTCTGAGGATACTGGTTATTAAAACTCTTCTGTAAACTGGTGTAAGGGAAGAAAGAGCCTGGGCTGAATGGATTAAGAGCAGGCATTACTTCATCCAGCAGCATAAATCTCAATCACAAAGCATGACAGTGATACATGATACTACCTCCCTAAAGTGACGTCACAAGATACAGAATCTAAGACGAATGATCCAAATCTAAGAAGCCAAGAAATcctgacttttaaaaaacatatatgAAGATCTCACACCAAGTTAGTTTGAGATGCTCTTTGATAAATGTATTTATCCTATCTCACCCCGTTcctccccaccccccccccccaccacttactttaactctccctgtcccattaaagttactaaccatagacctctctggagttcctgagctcccttgtctcgtaggttcctctggatctctgctgctgtggacgtgccagactccagcatcaacaactactactatccatctcatcactatcatctctctctctcttcatctaactctatccctctctccaacacggtctcagcagatgtgtgtctaacatgagtctggtcctgctggaggtttctgcctgttaaaggaagtttgtccttgccactgtaacttgctaaatgctgcaaagtgctcagctcatggtggattaagatgagatcagggactggatcttatccggtcttgatgttgggtctttgttgataatagaacacagagtacagtctagacctgccctgtttggaATGCGTCTTGAGATACTCTGAAACAAACTTTGATGGGTTTGTCAGGGAGTCACACATCTTCAAAAACACCCCGACACCATCCCATAAAGCATCTCAATAGTGTCTTTAATTGaacccacctgtctgttgctctCTATCAAACCTCTCTTCAACAACATGTCCTTCTGTTAATCAGTTTTAGTCTCACCTGACCCGAGTCACATTCTCTGCGTGAGATGTAAActgatattcatgtttttaaagatggtGGAGAATCCCTTTACATTGAGGATGAATTAAATCTAACCGGGCCTGTGAGTGCTTCACTGAATGACTGAGTGACGCCCTGATGTGTTTAAGGACTTTCTacattcattgatttaaaaggaCTTCAATATTTGACGGAAAAAGATGATCACGATGGAGGTAAACGGGTTGAACATGTGACATAACTTCAACATGAAACACTCGTCTCTCACTGACAGGAGTTTATAAGGGATCATCAAAGGATCATGATGAAGTCATGTGATGTTAACTGTACATGTTTCCACCCTGCCCACTGAACAAACAGAGACTAAGAGGGAGGTTTAATCCCATCTGCCAAAACCACTTTATACACACACGCAGCTTCATACGATGTGAGGGTAAACTTAGTAACAGGCGTATACGCTATTTAAGACAAAGCTTGAGATCATATTTACCAAAGAAAACTCTTCAAAGTCAAAACAATAGACTAATCTGAGCTAAGATGTCGGTTTCAGAGAATCTGCTCAATTTTCTGtcatcccccaaaaaataagttatttctaacagccagcagggggcgactcgtCCTGATTAAAGACAGGCCAGGCTGCGTATAAGTCAACCAAATAAATAGCCTACTTCTCCATTAACTTTTCTACCAATCAAAACATTTACTGCTTGATTTTATCATCTCGATCTCTTCTTTCAAGTCTTTTCCAATACAGCACAACGTTTATTTTGTAAGTTATCAgcccattattattattattattactatttgaAAAGTTTCTGAACCTGCCGACTGTCAGCAAGGATGAGGACGTAGTGATTTATTCCTACACTCTTGAACTATGGTCATCTAAGTCAGGGGTTcacaaagtgtgggtcgggacccggGGTGCAGCTTGCTCGGCTGGGGGTGAAGCCTCAACcaaagtgtctgccccctggtggctggctgcagtataggtcaaaaactctgtctcccccattcatttgaacggggctgcagtcaaactttaaaaaataaatacacgtggtacgaatgtttctcacatccgtatgctgtggtgatatgtagttagtatttgactgttttgtgttcaaggcctcttttttctgaaaagtttcttttttgttagttattaagAGTTTaaaaggttgttgtttttatttattttatcgtgttattttattttattgtgttttaatgtttctgtaaagtagccttgagtgttaagaaaggcgcttttaaataaaatgtattattattgttattattaatattaaaaaacggggttttacttcagGGTTTgctatgattgacagctgccgtagagggaaactccattgGATCTCGTGACGCTAcactgtagggtggagctcgttaccgtggcaacacagaaatcaacgtggcaaccacagaaattctctacagcgcagactctggctgcacaatggctgcgcattgGAACGGGGTTTTctggcttcaaaaccatacaacaggaaaaggcggagcaacgctgtctgTTTCATATACAGTATACGGTCGGGACCCCCTTGGGGTCTGAGCTAACCTTCagataaaaccttgaaaatagaaaatgtaatgagttttctgcctttctttgttgccagatgactcctaagtttagggttagtgaacagttaattatcaaaagcatcagtagcagcaggttcattcataaaggcacaggaaacacagccacatgctcatataggtagggtcattttctctaaaccagctaaatgaagccacatttaatcactttgagggacagtgggggtcgcgagtctttggcacctttattttgggggtcgtgggttgaaaagtttgggaacccctgatctaagtCTCCAAAAAACAAGATAGCAACTGTGAAAATGACAAGATTGAGGTTACTGAACGGCAGCCAATCAAAACAGGTGATGTCACTACGACTGCCAACATCTCATTTAGAGGTAATGGACTTTAAGGTGTTGGCACGCCATTCATTTCTAATAAGCTGTACATTTGAAGCTTGATGGTGTTGACATCAGGCTAAAAACTTAACATGAAGTTCATGCTGGTGCTTTGTAAGATACCAATGTTAGAAAATAATCATCCTCTGGAGACCTGAACTGTACAAACCTCAGAGAAAACCCCTTCAGTAGTTGTTAAAGTATTGTAGTTTACTAGTAGACCAAAGTATTTGACCCACTTACAGCAGCTATTCCACTAGCACAGCTAAAAATCCAATTATACAAAGCAGCAGATCTGACTGATGATAATTCAACGCCTCAGGCTGACCCTGTGAACTCCGGTCCCTCATACATTCTGACAGAGGACTGGAGAAACACTTCCTTAGTGTCACAGTCACGGTCAGATGCCTCGCCTACAGCAGAAAGCCTCCACTGAACGACACAAAGCACAGCCAGGGAGACGGCTTATGTTGTCACAGCTGCACACAGGCAGTGCCACTGGTATGCCTTAACAGATTATAAAGACTGCACTGTTCCTCTGTGAGCTCTCTGCAAGCTGTACGGACTCTTTCAGTGATCAAACTCAGGAGCAGCCAGACGGTCATCTCGCTATCCACTGATAAAATGATGCAAGAGGGAAATAGTAGAAGCACTGCTCAATAAAGTGTAAGCCTTCAAATTCAGTTTCCCAAATGATGATAAACAATGATGACAAGAAAAAGCAATCACTGGAGTTGAGTATCAGATGCATAAACACTAACTTTAAGTGTAATATATTACTGTGAGCCGCAGGTGAAAGGTAGTTCTCCTGATAAAGAAGCCGCTGTACTCGTAACGTTACATGTCATTAAAATCACTCACCGTGTGGCCGTGCTGAGCTGCTCAGCAGGTTCCCTCTCCGTCTGTGTAAATCCAGCCTCAGACGTTCTTGCAGGAACTTGAATTTtctgtaaataaagttgaacAAACACAACGTCTGTTATGCAAAAGCATGCACACAATGCGCTGAAAGCGAGGCTCCCCGTCCTTCTCCTTCTGTTAATTACTGTGACCAACACATGCATGCAGCTTCCTGGTTTTCCCAGCAATGAAACACAAGTCAGCAGGTTGATGCCCCTCTCTTTTCCTTAAGCTAAGGGTGTGTCATTATGAACAAACATGGATTAATATTTGACTTGGCTCTTTCCTTTGTTCCTTTCACTTCAGTCTTGATGAGATGAAAAGCTAATTTAAGAGCTTCATGCAGCTTCAACATTTAAGAGGCTAATGACAAGTCGGCCCTCGTTTTCTGATCTGTCGAGATAAAGCTGTCCTGAAATTGTGAACCTGAAATACGTTGAGGAAAAAAGTTGAAGTGGAGTCCCGTCTCAGGTCTTTATTGTTTGGTTAGTGACAGATAAGAAGCCTCTGATTCCTGCAGGAGCTGCGCCTTGTCTGCAGTCTGTTAGAACTGTCTGGAGTGCAGCTAACACACTATTTCATTAGCATTGTTGCTAACAGGAGGGTTCATTTGCACATGCACATGTAAAAGTGGATTTAAAAGGTCTTCGTCAAACAGCACAGTGTTAACAAGGTAATGTCTGATATTGTTTCTCTGTATACACACTCTGACAATGAACTTTCTCATAAACCAGGAAAGTATAGAGTTGGGAGAAGCCGTAACTCCAGTCCATGTTTCTTTAAGTCATGTCTAACACAGTCAATCTCACCTGTCCATAGAAGTCAGCTGACGGAGACGATCTGGATCTCTCGTGGAAAcatgtggttttgtttttgtcctctgctCCAGGATCCAGGATGTTATCAGCTGACCGGTACCGCCCGGAGGCTCTGGTCTCAGGGTTTTTCTTCTGTATACTCCACCTTGCCTCGTACTCAGCAAAGGTGCCGAGTCTTTGCTGGTCTAAGACCGACAACttgtgtgcagagagaggacCCCCCTGAACCACCTCAGTGTACTCTCTGCTCTTCAGGTTTCTATTTATGTCTTCTGTGTCACTGTTGGAGCCCGGACTTTGGGTCTTGGGCTCTGTGGGGATGTCAGTATAGTTCTGTGGCGGAAGGGGGTTAGGGAAAGCTGGCTCTTTGTAGAGCATCTCTTGGTCCTGTGAGGGTGTTGCGTTTTCATTTTGCTGTAGATCCTCCTTCACTCCAACCTCATGGATTTTGTCTGGTTCTGAGAAAGACCTCACCTTCTTCTCTGCAGGAAAGCGTTTACGGCTACCAATGCGAGACACCTGTCCTCCTGCAGGTCCAGATTTACTCACCACAGACTCTGCCACAGTTGGCAAAGGGGGGATGTCTTTACGGGCCAGTCCTGAGGATGCATAATTAGGTAGAGTCTCAGGTGTGGGATGCTCCAGTAACACAGGCTCCAGGTCTTTCCTCCTAAATGATGTAGCCTTAAGCACCCTTGCTTGTGCTTCCTTCAGGTTATCCTTGTAGGAGTTGGTGAAGGGGCTCCCTGTGGAGGCTGGGGTGGTGCTTTCAGATGACTTCCAGACATCCTGATCACCTTCAGTCTCACCCTCAGTGCCAGGAAGTGTGGCTGCACTCATGCTCTTCTGCAGCCTGGCTCTTCTCATCTGGATTTCGTTCCTCAGCGTGGTAGCAAAGCGCTCGCTGCGTCTCACCTGCTTGCCTTCCAGAGACTCCTCAGAGTCCGGGGCTCTTGTTTTGTGGTCTTGGCCTGCGGCgtccagagacagagagtgaagcATGGGGGTCACCTGAGGGCAGATTTTGTTGTTTGGATGTCTCATGTCTTGGGGTAATTCTCTGTTTTGCACTTGCAGAGACCTTCTCTGTTCCGAGTGTCTGCTCGGAGGATAACTCATGAACTGAGCCTCTGCGGGGGGTGTGTTGTGTCCTCTCTGATCATCATGGCTGGTTTTAGGTACAGAGGAGACTTGGTGCTTGCTGTATCCATTGCTGTCTTTGATGTGAGAGGTTGAGGAGTGTTGCTGTGGTTGGGGCAGCTGATACTTCACTTTAGTCACAGTCTGTGGGCTGAGAGAGTTACGCTCACTTGCAGTCTGTGTCAGGTCGGCCCCTGTGACCCCCCTCCTGTCCTCTGGTTTTCCTGACAGGGGCTGCAGGCTCAGCTGTGTGGGCTGACACGTAGTGACGCAGTAGTATCGGCTGGACCCACTGCTGTCAGTGTTTGGGTCAGTGGGTGAGGTGCTTGGGTTACGTCTCTGGTTCTGACCAAGGTGCTGAACAGAACCGTTAGTGGGCAGTTCCTGCAGACTACTATAGTAGCCACCTACGTTCTGTGGCTTGGGTGCAGATGTAACCCAGGGCTGAGGATGAAAAGTGCTTTTGTCACTGTGGTGCCTCTGGTGGTGGGGCTGGCCCTGCCGGACATCACTGCTGGACAGAGAGTACTGCTTGTTAGAGTTGAACTGATTTGATTTCTCAGAAGTGTAAAAGCTGTCACTGTCATTTTTGGGGGACAGTTTGTGGCCCGAGCGGTTTTCGGTGGGAGCCTTCGGAGGGATGTAAGACTCAGTTCCTTCGGGGTGGGCGACAACGAGCCCCCTTTCGTGTACCTTTGTTGCAGCAAAACTGTCACTGcgagcaggtggaggaggaggtggaggagagggggaagcagtcttcttcttctcaggcACATGCCAAACAGGTCCACAGCTAGTACGACTTGAAGTGGAATGGCGGGATCCAGGCGAGTCCTCGGTCTGTGGACCCTCACAGCCGGTGCCGACACCTGGAATCTGAAAGTACGCCACCCTGTCGTCCTGTTTGGCTCCGTCCATCAGGCCCTGGCCGTTTCTGCCGTTGTTGTGCTTTCCTCCTGAGTCCCACTGACTGAACTTATAGAGCATGTTCTCTGTGGAGGCCGTGTTGCTCTTTGAAAGGGTGTAGTCTGGGGTCCCAGAGCTGGTGGAGAAGGAGCTGTAGGCGGagtctctcttccctcctcccagaTGCTCCATGCTGTTGTTGGACTTGGCAGGTGACAACTGACCAGCAGGGTACGGGTGTGAAACATGCTCTAGGCTGTCCATGCTGCCATGAGAGCTGAACTGGTCGGACACTCTGCACAGGTTTGTCTGCTCCCAGCCGGAAGAGAGATCGTTTGAAGAAGAgctggaggaaaaagaaaaggaacaagtgtgaaaaacaaacaacaaactttCTTTTGCCTGCAGAATAAAAGCTGTGCAGTTCTAATCAAGTTTTGTATCCTAGTTCCTAATTGGGGTGTCTCGATCCGATATTGATATCGGATTATATCGGCCTGCATCTAAAATCTCCGATGTAAGCACTCTGATATAAGCACTCCATTCCAGACTCTGCTCCAGCACTTTTATCCAGCAGTGCCCGGATCCAGCATGCAGAGCCCACGTGATCACAACATCAGCGTGTGCTAGGAGTAGGAGTGATGTCGGCCGTGTGGCAGTATTTTTCGTTCAAGTCCGAAAAAGGCGTTGCAGATGTGGTGGAACAGAACCGGGGCAGTTTAATACGACCAACCTCAACGCGCATTTGAAGCAGCATCACCAAAAACAGCATGAGGATCTTCCCAAGCTACCTCTGTGAGCCCACTATTGAACGTAAGAACAATCCTTTACATTACTGGAGagcaggctgagttattatctgagggttagcagtgttagcttggtctctacctgcagcaggtgtgctttatgaaccagctctccccacctccatgcatctgtctcatcttcattgaggatttttacgccccgggtgtgcgttagtgacaaagacacaaccggggggcgtctgtttaatatttgacgtttgcagtttttgccgctctcacctTAAAAAGCTCCGTGTCTGCAGCtttatttaatccagtttggtgatacatcagacacatttagtgagtttggatcaactccttgttgaaagatgcggatgcatttcagagtgccgtgaaggcgtgaactgactgtctttccagtgcctctgtcactgcgaggtgcattcaggaaccgtaaaagtgcaatacagcccttatattgtgtccatggcatttttatttgcatcaaaagaatcaaaatatcttcatatcAAGAATTTTTTCtctttactttttagcagtgggaggctaaatcatttaacttaagatattacacaacagtgttttatttattgttctctgtttgagtaataTCACTTGATCAAGCCTTTTCTAGCATTCCATACaacaaaataagtaataaaagtaCGTATGATTCATGCTGATATTGTATCggatcgatatcggtatcggccaaAACTCAAGGCCGCAATATCGGCATCGTATCGGAAGTGAAAAAGTTGTATCGGGACACCCCTAGTTCCTAATGGTGCAGATTTGTTAGAGTAATTAAGTTTAAGTTATAACATTGAGAATTCATGTTACCACTATTTGGGCAAATGCATTACACTTTTGTAATCTGTTTCAAAGATGGCATGATTTGATTTAACACTCAAACTACCAAGGCAgtcattttgactgctttcaGAATTTGCAACCTCATAACTTTGTTTAAAGAAAACCTACGTACACCTACGTGATTACATTTCTTAAACGACGGTGCATATGAATCCAAAATGAATTTCAGTGCTTCTCATGGTGTGATATTGTACATTGAGTGTCTTTCCTCTAAGGTAGTAAATGTAGTAACAGTGTGTGCTGTGGTGGGCACACTCAGAGGTTTGGAGGGGGATTGATGGAGGCTGGTTTAGGGTCTAGGGTTTATAGCTGTGCtgagtgttttttaatattttggaaAACCCATCTGACCATAATTACATACTTTAGACTCAGAGTCCTTGATACCTCACACTGAGATTCTAAAGAAAAGAACTCAAAGTTTCAGGAGTTACCTCGCATCATATCTGGTGTGCCAGACTGCTGTGGGTGGAGACTGAGTTTTGgcagcctctgattggttttCGTTGAACTTGGTGGAGTGCCAGGAGTGAGGCCTGCTTATGGGTTCATTCCGCCTGCAGAGAGGGCATAAAATACAGACTGGATTAGAGACCAGCCACTTCAGGAGAACAGTATGTGCTGCTTCCACGTGTAACTGGCACTAAACAAGTGAAACATTTGTTTGGTTTTACTGCATCTGTAATCGAGACGGCATCTGTGATTCACTACAGCAGTCAAAAAATGTTTAGATCCAAACTCTGCACGGTTGTCAGTTTTTGCACATGAAACATACCCTTTAAAGCGATTCTTTCTGTGTTGCATGGAAGGAAAAGTGAACACAACATATCAGAATAAAGCAACATATATCTTAATCTAATACAGTTTAAGTTTGACTCACAAACAAACGTCACACAGAGACTTTAATTGCATGCATGGGACAAAGATGATTCATCTAATGGATCAAACCACATGTACAATCAAGGAAACATGCTGAAGAGTGTAACcaagggagagggagagctgcTATGAGAGTAATGAAGGTGACATTTATCACTAGATGATGATTAATATGAACATGGGCaccaggagaggaaaaaagggagGAGAGGTGCTACTTTTAACGATGAAGCCACAAAACCGTACCTCATGGAACTTCGCAAAATCTTCGTAAGAAAGCTTCTCGCCACATGCACGTCATTCTCTGAGGGCATTTTCTGAGTTACAATATCCACCATTTTCATATTCCTGGGCAGCAGggggaggaacacacacacacacatacactaagAGCTCATCAATAGTTTAACTGGACTCACAGTAAAGACATTGAGATAATGCACATGACATCACTACAGAGGGTTGTCTTGAAAGCTTTAAATCT
The genomic region above belongs to Notolabrus celidotus isolate fNotCel1 chromosome 2, fNotCel1.pri, whole genome shotgun sequence and contains:
- the shroom2a gene encoding protein Shroom2 isoform X2, encoding MDTEGYKSDQHYTETERLWHVRQKSEDLDLRSRDAEVCSLVEVFLSGGAPWGFTLRGGLEHREPLLITKVEEGSKAAAVSLQVGDELVNINEIPLSGFRQEAICLVKGSHKTLSLVVKRRNEPISRPHSWHSTKFNENQSEAAKTQSPPTAVWHTRYDASSSSNDLSSGWEQTNLCRVSDQFSSHGSMDSLEHVSHPYPAGQLSPAKSNNSMEHLGGGKRDSAYSSFSTSSGTPDYTLSKSNTASTENMLYKFSQWDSGGKHNNGRNGQGLMDGAKQDDRVAYFQIPGVGTGCEGPQTEDSPGSRHSTSSRTSCGPVWHVPEKKKTASPSPPPPPPPARSDSFAATKVHERGLVVAHPEGTESYIPPKAPTENRSGHKLSPKNDSDSFYTSEKSNQFNSNKQYSLSSSDVRQGQPHHQRHHSDKSTFHPQPWVTSAPKPQNVGGYYSSLQELPTNGSVQHLGQNQRRNPSTSPTDPNTDSSGSSRYYCVTTCQPTQLSLQPLSGKPEDRRGVTGADLTQTASERNSLSPQTVTKVKYQLPQPQQHSSTSHIKDSNGYSKHQVSSVPKTSHDDQRGHNTPPAEAQFMSYPPSRHSEQRRSLQVQNRELPQDMRHPNNKICPQVTPMLHSLSLDAAGQDHKTRAPDSEESLEGKQVRRSERFATTLRNEIQMRRARLQKSMSAATLPGTEGETEGDQDVWKSSESTTPASTGSPFTNSYKDNLKEAQARVLKATSFRRKDLEPVLLEHPTPETLPNYASSGLARKDIPPLPTVAESVVSKSGPAGGQVSRIGSRKRFPAEKKVRSFSEPDKIHEVGVKEDLQQNENATPSQDQEMLYKEPAFPNPLPPQNYTDIPTEPKTQSPGSNSDTEDINRNLKSREYTEVVQGGPLSAHKLSVLDQQRLGTFAEYEARWSIQKKNPETRASGRYRSADNILDPGAEDKNKTTCFHERSRSSPSADFYGQKIQVPARTSEAGFTQTEREPAEQLSTATRFSDRGPGDCRVREKSVEFEHFQAPPPPPMTGANPDSRHRAAPAPLNHRPSSISHNLTESAPAKYEDPTEPRKKPPVLAPQRPSYPEVKSHESSSGSQSEILTHCPPHAAFAPAHSAKANSEQGKGLVDKGQGAVHQHLSTSNPQPASSPPASSHRPPGPATMEGQRSPSPQFSPQRLSDRPPLSLQDEDTNRMEHVMENQTSAGKKVPIRIVHSEESTEKENGPFLRHSDPPAAEAEGPGVTRLCGLGAAGQDSVFCAFSRQREPDIQTDPQPQRDTYMTTVRDLISSDSQQQPPQPTDQPGSNRVTTGTTGPSDEDQKREELARDIMGKDKSLADILDQSKMKTTMDLMEGIFPQGEQLLEGAHQRKKAPTKQTGNRPAEEREKEDSMAAANAMVTSSTYYSTSAPKAELLIKMKDMQEEEEEDSEDELDIDLANKKQELIDSLSKKLQVLREARESVQEDVLDNNALGEEVEAQVQQVCKPNELDKFRMFVGDLDKVVSLLLSLSGRLARVENALNSLEEDATAEERC
- the shroom2a gene encoding protein Shroom2 isoform X1; protein product: MDTEGYKSDQHYTETERLWHVRQKSEDLDLRSRDAEVCSLVEVFLSGGAPWGFTLRGGLEHREPLLITKVEEGSKAAAVSLQVGDELVNINEIPLSGFRQEAICLVKGSHKTLSLVVKRRNEPISRPHSWHSTKFNENQSEAAKTQSPPTAVWHTRYDASSSSNDLSSGWEQTNLCRVSDQFSSHGSMDSLEHVSHPYPAGQLSPAKSNNSMEHLGGGKRDSAYSSFSTSSGTPDYTLSKSNTASTENMLYKFSQWDSGGKHNNGRNGQGLMDGAKQDDRVAYFQIPGVGTGCEGPQTEDSPGSRHSTSSRTSCGPVWHVPEKKKTASPSPPPPPPPARSDSFAATKVHERGLVVAHPEGTESYIPPKAPTENRSGHKLSPKNDSDSFYTSEKSNQFNSNKQYSLSSSDVRQGQPHHQRHHSDKSTFHPQPWVTSAPKPQNVGGYYSSLQELPTNGSVQHLGQNQRRNPSTSPTDPNTDSSGSSRYYCVTTCQPTQLSLQPLSGKPEDRRGVTGADLTQTASERNSLSPQTVTKVKYQLPQPQQHSSTSHIKDSNGYSKHQVSSVPKTSHDDQRGHNTPPAEAQFMSYPPSRHSEQRRSLQVQNRELPQDMRHPNNKICPQVTPMLHSLSLDAAGQDHKTRAPDSEESLEGKQVRRSERFATTLRNEIQMRRARLQKSMSAATLPGTEGETEGDQDVWKSSESTTPASTGSPFTNSYKDNLKEAQARVLKATSFRRKDLEPVLLEHPTPETLPNYASSGLARKDIPPLPTVAESVVSKSGPAGGQVSRIGSRKRFPAEKKVRSFSEPDKIHEVGVKEDLQQNENATPSQDQEMLYKEPAFPNPLPPQNYTDIPTEPKTQSPGSNSDTEDINRNLKSREYTEVVQGGPLSAHKLSVLDQQRLGTFAEYEARWSIQKKNPETRASGRYRSADNILDPGAEDKNKTTCFHERSRSSPSADFYGQKIQVPARTSEAGFTQTEREPAEQLSTATRFSDRGPGDCRVREKSVEFEHFQAPPPPPMTGANPDSRHRAAPAPLNHRPSSISHNLTESAPAKYEDPTEPRKKPPVLAPQRPSYPEVKSHESSSGSQSEILTHCPPHAAFAPAHSAKANSEQGKGLVDKGQGAVHQHLSTSNPQPASSPPASSHRPPGPATMEGQRSPSPQFSPQRLSDRPPLSLQDEDTNRMEHVMENQTSAGKKVPIRIVHSEESTEKENGPFLRHSDPPAAEAEGPGVTRLCGLGAAGQDSVFCAFSRQREPDIQTDPQPQRDTYMTTVRDLISSDSQQQPPQPTDQPGSNRVTTGTTGPSDEDQKREELARDIMGKDKSLADILDQSKMKTTMDLMEGIFPQGEQLLEGAHQRKKAPTKQTGNRPAEEREKEDSMAAANAMVTSSTYYSTSAPKAELLIKMKDMQEEEEEDSEDELDIDLANKKQELIDSLSKKLQVLREARESVQEDVLDNNALGEEVEAQVQQVCKPNELDKFRMFVGDLDKVVSLLLSLSGRLARVENALNSLEEDATAEERRTLMEKRKLLIRQHEDAKELKENLDRRERVVYEILGNYLQEDCLTDYEHFVKMKSALIIEQRKLEDKIKLGEEQLKCLTDSLPLEQRLAF